A region of Dioscorea cayenensis subsp. rotundata cultivar TDr96_F1 chromosome 5, TDr96_F1_v2_PseudoChromosome.rev07_lg8_w22 25.fasta, whole genome shotgun sequence DNA encodes the following proteins:
- the LOC120260100 gene encoding uncharacterized protein LOC120260100, translating into MAAVIVQFQSVALITSGYSYIGAKANINVWNPRVEADDEYTTGQMWLRNGPYNNSDSIELGWMVNPSVYGDRRTRLFTYWTVDSGKTLGCFDLLCPGFVQLSNEITLGAPIEPVSTSMGPQYQIPVEVIKVIFIIKSIFICSKIQNHSQDNKNEAWWFIYAYNITVGYWPAEIFRGMSRIATLVEWGGDVYTPRLRSGGPHTATAMGSGAFANEHWGYSSFIQKPRIMDYSSTYKYPQPYGAYTPAINCYSGENYARKLFTEPLFYFGGPGRNMYCP; encoded by the exons ATGGCTGCTGTGATTGTTCAATTTCAGTCAGTGGCACTGATCACCTCAGGTTACAGCTATATTGGAGCAAAAGCAAACATCAACGTATGGAATCCACGAGTTGAAGCTGACGATGAATACACAACAGGTCAGATGTGGCTGAGAAATGGCCCTTACAATAACTCAGACAGCATTGAGCTAGGATGGATG GTGAATCCTTCTGTTTATGGTGATCGAAGAACCAGATTATTCACATACTGGACT GTTGACTCTGGGAAGACACTTGGCTGCTTTGATCTCCTCTGCCCCGGGTTCGTTCAGTTGAGCAATGAGATAACTCTTGGTGCACCCATCGAGCCTGTCTCTACAAGCATGGGACCACAATACCAGATACCGGTCGAAGTCATCAAGGTAATTTTCATCATTAAAAGTATATTCATTTGTTCAAAGATA CAAAACCATTCTCAGGACAACAAAAACGAAGCCTGGTGGTTCATATACGCATACAACATCACCGTAGGTTACTGGCCAGCGGAGATATTCAGAGGCATGAGCAGGATCGCAACGCTGGTGGAGTGGGGTGGCGACGTATACACGCCGAGGCTAAGATCAGGAGGGCCACACACAGCCACTGCCATGGGCAGCGGAGCCTTCGCCAATGAGCACTGGGGGTACTCCAGCTTCATCCAAAAGCCAAGAATCATGGACTATTCCTCAACATACAAGTATCCGCAACCATACGGCGCGTACACACCGGCAATAAACTGCTACAGCGGCGAGAACTACGCCAGAAAGCTCTTCACCGAGCCCTTATTCTACTTTGGCGGCCCTGGGCGCAACATGTACTGCCCTTGA
- the LOC120260500 gene encoding uncharacterized protein LOC120260500 encodes MKGIVLLAMLLIVVSAGEVNGKRNIFSLKETEELVEQKLKILNKPAVKSIKSEDGDIIDCVNIYKQPAFDHPLLKNHKIKVRLYCLLRSTTIHALVLCMNSIFMCVE; translated from the exons atgaaggGAATTGTGCTCTTGGCAATGCTTCTTATTGTTGTGAGTGCAGGAGAAGTGAATGGAAAGAGAAACATTTTTTCATTGAAGGAAACCGAGGAGTTAGTTGAACAGAAACTTAAGATCCTAAACAAGCCTGCAGTAAAAAGCATAAAG AGTGAAGACGGTGATATCATAGATTGCGTCAACATTTACAAACAACCTGCTTTTGATCATCCTTTGttgaaaaatcataaaatcaagGTTCGACTTTATTGTTTATTAAGATCTACAACTATCCATGCACTCGTCTTATGTATGAATTCAATTTTCATGTGTGTAGAATGA